The genomic window CTTATTGAATAATAGAAATTATTTTAGGCTGTACTTGCTTAATTTTAAAAAAGGGCGGTGCTCCATGAAGAAGACCATCTTTATAGTTGTTTTTATTGTTATTTTCATTATTCCAGTTACTTATTACACATTAAAGACCCAGGCTTTGACGGAATCCCTTTCTCGAGTAAATCCTTCTTCAGAGGAAAACTCAAAAAGCAATGATAATAAAGATAAAGCCCCGGATATAAGTTCACAGGTTTCCTCCCCTGAAAAGAAAAGTCCCGCAAAGCCGGAACTTTTACCCTACAATGGCCCTATAGAAAATATATTTTTTCATCCACTTATTGCATACCCCAAACTTGCCTTTGATGGGGACTATCTTTCAAAGGGATATGATGACTGGTTCGTCACCGTAAATGAATTCAAGAGAATCCTTGAGGCTCTTTACAAAAACAATTACATACTGATAGATACGAAATCTATTTTTGAGGAAAAGATAGTGGATGGAAAAAAAGTCCTGGTTAAAAAAACCTTGATGCTTCCCCCGGGCAAAAAACCCCTTATAATATCGGTGGATGACCTAAATTATTATGACTACATGATTAAAAACGGCAATGTTTTCAGGCTGATACTGGACGAAAACGGAAATGTAGCCACCTATTCCGTTTCTCCAGAGGGGGAAGTAGTTATCTCGCATGATAATGAAATAATTCCTATTCTTGATAATTTTGTAAAGGAACATGAGGACTTTTCGCTTCATGGGGCAAAGGGCATTATTGGCCTCACGGGTTATCAGGGCATCCTGGGGTACAGAACCAATGAAGCAGACTCTATATCCTATGAAAGGCAAAAAAGCGAAGCTCTGCAGGTGGTCAAGCGCTTAAAGGAAACCGGGTGGGAATTTGCCTCCCACAGTTACGGTCATCCTGATGTGAGAAAAATTAGTTTAGAAAAGTTGAAAAGAGATACCTTGAAATGGAAAATGGAGGTAGAACCCCTGATAGGGCCAACACCCGTATATATCTACCCTTACGGCAGCAGCCTTTCTTCAAAGGATCCCAAGTTTAAATTTTTATTGGAATCGGGATTCAAAGTTTTTTACGGTGTAGGCCCAAAACCCTATGAAAACTTTGAGAGTAAATTTGTAGAAATGGACAGAAGGCATATAGATGGTATCGCTATGAAAACTCGGGACAAGATGCTCTCACCTCTGTTCGATGTCCGGGAAGTTATAGATAGCGTAAGGCCTGTATCTTCAACTCAAAATTTGCCTTTTTTTATCGGCTCACCATAAACGGGCCCATATATTCTTTTAAACTTATCTGGTCCCGTGCAATATCAAAGAAAGGAGCTGAGAATTAACAGCCCCCTTCGTGTTCTTTACAAAATTATTTCAATTCGTTGAGTAGCCTTACGCTATATTCACCTGCTGAATCCGAAGGCTTTCATCATGAGCCTATTTATATCGGTGTTATCCATATGTCTGGCAAAATCGGAGGCATTGGGGCCGTAAGCCATTACAGGTACGTCTGTTCCGGTATGGCCTCCGGAAGTCCAGCCTGCGAAAGCCCTCTTGCTGATAATATCGGCCACAGTGTTCGATACTGCATAAGAGTCTGTTTTCTGGGCTTTGAAGGCGTCCAGCATGGCAACCTGCTCATAGGGGGTAAGGTCTGTAATACCAAAATACTGGGCAAAAATATCCTTATAATTATCCGCTGTAAATTTGGATGCTATAACATCTTCAATGGAGTTCTTTTGAGCTTTTAAAACTTCTGGCTTGAAGTTGTACTGGCCGTATCCGCCGATGGAAAGTCCGCCGGTCTCATGATCTGCAGTTACGATAACCAGAGTATCATTGCGGGATTTTGCAAAGTCAAGAGCTACTTTTACGGCATCATCAAAGGCTATGACATCTTTGGCGACAGTTGCTGCATCATGGCCATGAGAGGCGTGGTCGATGCGGCCGCCTTCCACCATAAGGAAGAATCCTTCCTTATCCTTGCTCAAAATGTCGATAGCCTTTTTGGTCATTTCTGCAAGGCTGGGTTCTTTTGCGGCATCTCTGTCAATATCATAGCTAGCATGGCTGCTCTTAAAAAGGCCGAGAAGTTTTCCGCCGGTGACCTTGTTCATGTCATCCCTGGTTTCCACAAAGGTGTAACCCATGTTTTTGGCTTCGGTAATTAGGTCCCTGCCATCTTCTCTCTTGCCGCCCTGGTCTTTAGTCACGAAATATCTTTTTCCACCGCCTAAAAGCACATCAACTTTATGGTTGAGCATATCAACGGCTATTTCATTTTCGGCATCGCGGTCCGCATTGTGGGAGGCAAAAACGGCAGGAGTAGCATGAGTGATTCTGGTGGTAGTCACAAGACCGGTAGCCTTGCCGTTTTCCTGGGCATATTCGAGTATAGTCTTTACAGGTTTTTTGTTTACATCTACACTTATGGCCGCATTGTAGGTTTTAACACCTGTAGCAAGAGCCGTTCCGGCGGCCGCCGAGTCCGTGACCCACTTTTCTACAGGGTCATTGGGATATGTAGATGCGGTGCCGTTAAATGTAAAACCGTCCATGGTGAGAGCGCTGTCCTTCATTATACGTCCCAGTGTCATCTGACCGTATCCCATGCCGTCGCCGATGAGCAAAATTACATTCCTGGCGGGAGCGGCAGCTTCGGCAGCAGGAATATAGGAAGAAACAACGACCGATAATACCATAACCGCTGCCAGCAACAAACCTATACTCTTTTTGGAAAACAACCTCACAAAAACCCCTCCTCAAAATAATAAAAAATTTAACGCCTGTATTTATTTTATTAGAACTGTTTTAAAATAATGTTAATGAAATGTTAATCATTGTTATATTCTGGTTAAGAGTTGTTAACAAAAAATGGTCGAATACATATTACAATATATGCCATATTTCCCGGGAAATAGACAATAATTATCGACAATTAAAGCAAAACCCCTGCCAGTAAAAATCTGTGCAGGAGCTTCTAAATTCTTCGATTTCATTCAATAAACCTTGATTCCTATTGCCATGCCCTGAACCGGATAAAACTCTACCACGGCTCCACTTTATGTCTGTAAATTTCGTTAATCATTTAATAACGCCTTTTTTGATTATCACGCATCCATATAACTTTCTCTCGGTTGTCGCAACAATGGCATAGGCGTCTCTGGCCTTTTCATAAAAAGCAAAACGCTCGATATATTCTATGGTTTTTTCCCCTCTATCGTCGTATTTACATACAATCTTCCTGATTTCCTCCTGTATCTCAGGTATTGTATTATCCCCGGGCACTACCTGCATCAGACCAACTGGGTGGTCTACATAAATATCCAGCGGGAATAACTGTAGTATGGCGTCAAGTACTTCAGGCACGCCATGTCCATCACAACGGACCAATCTTTTTGCATTGCTGGCAGCAGGAAAATTAGCGTCACCAATGACCAGATCGTCGCCATGGCCCATTTCATGCAAAATCTTGAGCAGTTCAGGAGAAATAATATCTGGGATTCCTTTTAACATAAAAAACATCCTTTCCGTCTCTAAAATTCAAACTTTTTATTTATTCTTAAACAAAATTACGGTTACATAGTTTTTTGCGCAAATTCTTTTGATCTTTTTGATATAGCCCTTTTTTGAGCATATTTATTGCTATAATAATTGAAAACCATTACAAGTATCAGTACCAATCCCCATATCAAGTCCTTAATAAAATTGCTAATGGAAGGGAACATGTTGAATCCCGAAGACAGGAATTGAAGTATCAATATCGCCACTGTAACCCCTGCCACGGTGCCAAAACCGCCATTGGGGTTGACACCCCCCAGCAGTGAAATCAATACGGTCTGCAATGTATAAGATGTCCCAAAATCAGCTTTTGCGGAGTTGGTGCGTGCAACAACGATCAGGCCTGCAACAGCCGCCAGAATTCCACTGGTCATATAAGTTAACATCGTTACCTTTGTATTATTTATACCCGAAAATCTCGAAGCGGTCGGATTAGTACCCATCATATATAGTTCAAGTCCAAAAGAAGTCTTTGAAAGCAAGCTCGATATAACAATGGCGCTTAGTATATAAAGAATAAGAGGAACAGGGAGAATACCCCAGACGGCCGTATTGCCCAGATTGGAATACATTATGGGAATTCCGGTGACTATCCTTCCATTTGTCAATACAAGAGCAATACCTGTAAAAAGCTGCATGCTGCCCAGAGTGGCAAGTATGGCCGGAACGCCGATCTTTGATATGACAAATCCATTAAATAAGCCGCATAATGTACCAACTGCCAGTGCCATAAGTACAGCTAAAATTATCATGAAAAGAATATATCCCGGAGCCGCGTCCTGCGGTATCATTTTTGAGAGCATTATGGCGGTAAGTATTCCCGAGAGATTTGATACTCCAACTATGGAAAGGTCTACCCCTCCGGTGAGCATGGAAAGCATCATGGCAATTGACAATACGCCGTATTCCGGAAACTGATACGCCATAGAAATAAAATTATCGCTTTTTAGGAAAAGGTGGGGCTTGACTGCAGACATTATTGTGAAGACTACAAATAACATGATGAAAAGCCGCAAAAGGTTGCTATCCTGATTTATCAAGTGTCGCAGGTTAAACCCTTTCATAAAATCTTTTAATTCACCCGAATGCTGTTTATTCATACAAAATCAACCCCCAGTTACATTCCAAATTAATTGTCGCATTTTTCCCTATACCTTTTCCAATTCCTTTTCATCTATTTCTACCCCATGCAGTGTATTCTTTTGTTTCATTGACTGGTACGCAGATACGCCAGTACCTATAAGTATTAGAACCCCTGTAAAGAATTTTTGCCAGAAAGTGGGGATACCCATTAAAATAAGACTGTTGCTCATAATAGTGACAAGAGCCACACCCAGCATCGTGCCTGTTATGGTGCCATGACCTCCCGTAATACGGGTGCCGCCCAATACCACAGATGCAATAACTGTCAGTTCCATGCCCATCAAATTCGTAGGATGGAGATTGGCCATCATGATGGTGCGTGTCATACCCGCAATCCCGGATATAAATCCTACAAAAGAGTAGATAAAAAACTGTATCTTGATGATGTTAAAACCGGCCCTTTGAGCAGCGATACGATCTCCGCCCAGAGCATAAATACCCCGACCTAGCATGGTATAGTTCAGTATGAACCATGCAATGATTATTAACCCAACTAAAATAAGGAAAACCGCAGGCAAACCGCTTGATATACCCAGTTTTGCATTATATACACGGATAAGATCGATTTTAGAGAAGTTTATCATTGTCTTAGGAATATCGGAAATCTCCCGGCTATGCAATACTCCCTGCATGAATCCGGTAAATATGCTGGAGGTGCCTAGCGTAACAATGAGCGTCGGCAGGTCAAAAAAGGCAATGAGTGCAGCATTAATAAGCCCCAAAAACAATCCGATAGCTCCGGAAATAATAAAAGCCAGTATTACATTCCCCTCATAATGCCATATCATTAACAGCCTGGTTGCTGCATACATGCTCAATAGAGCGATGGCAGTGAAGGATACGTCAATGCCTCCTGAAACCAGTACCATAAGCACCCCAATGGAAAAAATACCGGGGACAATCATTGCCCGAAGCATATCTACAATATTATTTCTGGTAAAGAACTGGCCGCTTTGTATTTGAATAAAGACGCACAGCAACAGAAGGATCAAAAAAATATAAAATTCATTGGTTCGCAGTAATTTTTTCATTATAAATCTACATCCTTCCCCTTCACAAGTGTAATCATGCTTCAGCGGCCATCTGATAGGCCAATTCTTCTTCGGTTACATCTTTACCCATAACTTCGTTGATTATCCTTCCCTTGCGCATGATAAGTATCCGGTTGCAATTAAACAATACTTCCGGAATATCATCGGAAATAATGATTATACCGATGCCCTGAGCAGCAAGATTGCGCAATATCTGATGTATATCATACTTGGAACCGATGTCCACACCTACTGTAGGACCATTTAATATCAATATCCTAGGATGCATCGACAGCCACTTAGCCAGCACCACTCTCTGCTGGTTTCCGCCGGACAATGTCTGTACCGGCAGGTTCTGAGAAGGTGTAACAATACCGAGTTTTTTTATCCATTCATCAATGCATTTTTGTATTTTATTTTCATTCATAAACCCATTCTTGTTTAAAAGCTCCTTTATATTGGATATAATTATGTTGCGGCCAATAGACTGAGGCATGAATAGTCCTTCGGTCAACCTGTCTTCAGGCACATATCCCATTTTATTTTTGATTGCATCCTGCACAGAGTTTATCTTAACAATGTTGCCATCGATATAAATTTTACCGGAATCTGCCGGAAGCAATCCGAAGAGAGACAATGCCAGTTCGGTGCGCCCGGAACCTAGCAGTCCTGTAATGCCTAAAATTTCGCCTGCATATAATTCAAAGGAAATATCCTTGAAACCGTTTTTTAAAGATAGATTTTCAACCTTCAATAGAGGGGTACCTTTCCTGCTTTCGGCTTCAAAATGAGTTTCCTTGAATTTTCTACCCGTCATATAATACACAAACAAATCGTTGTCAAAATTGGCAGCCTCGCCGGAAATTACATTCTGGCCGTTTCTTAAAATGGTAATTTTTTCGGATATTTCGAATACCTCATCCAGCTTATGGCTGACAAATAATATTGAGATGCCCTGTGATTGTAAATTCTTGATAATATTAAACAGGGCGGCAACTTCTTTCTTGGTAAGTGCCGTGGTGGGTTCATCCATAATTATAATTTTAGCGTTGTTTAGAAGAGCACGGGATATGGCAATAAGCTGTTTTTCGGCCACTGAAAGATTTTCTACTTTTTCATCCAGATTAATCTTAAAACCAATTTTATCAATGGCTTCTTTTGCAATTTGCTTTACTCTCTTCCAATCAATTAACTTTCTTTTTCCTGACAGCTCCAGGTTTAAAGCAATATTTTCAGCTACCGTGAGATTGGGAAAAATGGAAAGATCTTGATATATAATCTGTATTCCCCGGTCAATCGCTTCCATGGGGGTCAACCTGCTATATACTTTACCGCCAATCTCAATCAGTCCCTCATCGGGCTCGTAAACACCGGATATTATTTTTATAAGAGTAGATTTCCCGCTGCCGTTTTCGCCAGCGAGACAGTGAATTTCACCTTTATGAATGGTAAGGTTAACGTTCTTTAAAGCCTGGACGCCTGCAAAGGCCTTGCTGATATTCGTCGCTTTCAGAATTATTTCAGCCATCACATTACCCTCTTCTTGTGGATTTTTAACAATTAGAGTAAACAGGCCCGATGGCCCATTTACTCTAATTTCTAACAAAGCTTTAGAAGTTGTAATCTTTCATATTCTCCTTGGTAACGGCTACCCATCCTTCACCTACAAGAACCTTGCCTTTGAGTTTCAGGTTCTCATATCCTTTCACACCCAGGTTCAGGCCATCTTTGATCTGGTCTTTTTTACCTTCAAGAATTAATTTTGCCAGAGCATTCATGGCATAACCTGCATCGGCGGGATCCCAGAAAGTAATGGTGCTGAGGGAACCGGACTCCAGGAACTTTCCGGCAACCGATACCAGAGAAGAACCGGCTGTAAAGACTTTACCTATTTTGCCCATTTCCTCAATGGCTTTGGCGGCACCCGGGGCATCTTTGCTGGAAGTGCCCATTATGCCCTTGAGGTCAGGATATTTTTTCATGATTTCCTTGGCTCTCTCATAAGCAACTTCCTGGTTGTCTTCGCTTTCGATCTTCTGTTCCGGGACCAGCTCCATCTTGGGGTATTTTTCCTTCTGGCGGGCAATACCGGCATCAGCCCATTCATTATGGGATTTCATGGTAAGCAAGCCCACCATGGTCACGTATTTGCCTTCATAGTTCATGGCTTTTGCCAGGTTATCCATAATAAATGCACCGTAAGCGTTGTTATCAAAAGCTTCTATATCGTACATAGTATTTTGCTGGTTGGAGGCTTCATGGGTGACAACTACGATACCCTTATCCATAGCCTTCTTCAATACTGGCTCAAGGGCTTCAGGAGAAACTGGAACCACACATAACGCATCAACGCCTTGTGCTATAAGGTCTTCAATAACCTGCACCTGCAAAGCGGCATCAGCCTTGCTTGGGCCTTTCATGAACGCTTCCAAACCGGTATCCGAAGCAAACTTTTTAACACCCTGTTCCATACGAACAAACCAGGGGTTGGATGCATCCTTCACAACGGTGGCTATCTTCCATTTTTTGCTTTCTGCAGGTTTTTGCTGATCTGAAGCCTGTTGAGATGATTGGCCGGTGGATTCTTCCGCTTTCTTAGCTGTGCCGCATGCCGTTAAAAGGCTGACGGCCATGACAATTACCAGGGCTAATGCTAGCAGTCTCTTCATATACGATCTCCTCCTTAAAATTTGTTTTTTATTGCAGAACGGGTGATTAACCCCGTTTTGCCCTAAGAAAAATAGTTACCTTCCAAGAAGATATTTTCGGACCATACGGGTAGCCTGACAGGCGTCGCCGGTTTTTAGGACCTGTTCTACTTCCTTTTCATCCATACTGTTCATTATGTCCATCAGGGCTACAAACCACTGAACGCTCTCGTTTACCGCTTCACGGCCATCTTCCCGGTAAGGGTACTGGTCTGTCGATATCCATCCCTGATACCCTGTCCTCTTTAGCCAGTAAAAAAACTCAATATATGGAATCGTGTGGATGCTG from Biomaibacter acetigenes includes these protein-coding regions:
- a CDS encoding sugar ABC transporter ATP-binding protein, with translation MAEIILKATNISKAFAGVQALKNVNLTIHKGEIHCLAGENGSGKSTLIKIISGVYEPDEGLIEIGGKVYSRLTPMEAIDRGIQIIYQDLSIFPNLTVAENIALNLELSGKRKLIDWKRVKQIAKEAIDKIGFKINLDEKVENLSVAEKQLIAISRALLNNAKIIIMDEPTTALTKKEVAALFNIIKNLQSQGISILFVSHKLDEVFEISEKITILRNGQNVISGEAANFDNDLFVYYMTGRKFKETHFEAESRKGTPLLKVENLSLKNGFKDISFELYAGEILGITGLLGSGRTELALSLFGLLPADSGKIYIDGNIVKINSVQDAIKNKMGYVPEDRLTEGLFMPQSIGRNIIISNIKELLNKNGFMNENKIQKCIDEWIKKLGIVTPSQNLPVQTLSGGNQQRVVLAKWLSMHPRILILNGPTVGVDIGSKYDIHQILRNLAAQGIGIIIISDDIPEVLFNCNRILIMRKGRIINEVMGKDVTEEELAYQMAAEA
- a CDS encoding RbsD/FucU family protein, whose amino-acid sequence is MLKGIPDIISPELLKILHEMGHGDDLVIGDANFPAASNAKRLVRCDGHGVPEVLDAILQLFPLDIYVDHPVGLMQVVPGDNTIPEIQEEIRKIVCKYDDRGEKTIEYIERFAFYEKARDAYAIVATTERKLYGCVIIKKGVIK
- a CDS encoding ABC transporter permease — protein: MKKLLRTNEFYIFLILLLLCVFIQIQSGQFFTRNNIVDMLRAMIVPGIFSIGVLMVLVSGGIDVSFTAIALLSMYAATRLLMIWHYEGNVILAFIISGAIGLFLGLINAALIAFFDLPTLIVTLGTSSIFTGFMQGVLHSREISDIPKTMINFSKIDLIRVYNAKLGISSGLPAVFLILVGLIIIAWFILNYTMLGRGIYALGGDRIAAQRAGFNIIKIQFFIYSFVGFISGIAGMTRTIMMANLHPTNLMGMELTVIASVVLGGTRITGGHGTITGTMLGVALVTIMSNSLILMGIPTFWQKFFTGVLILIGTGVSAYQSMKQKNTLHGVEIDEKELEKV
- a CDS encoding ABC transporter permease codes for the protein MNKQHSGELKDFMKGFNLRHLINQDSNLLRLFIMLFVVFTIMSAVKPHLFLKSDNFISMAYQFPEYGVLSIAMMLSMLTGGVDLSIVGVSNLSGILTAIMLSKMIPQDAAPGYILFMIILAVLMALAVGTLCGLFNGFVISKIGVPAILATLGSMQLFTGIALVLTNGRIVTGIPIMYSNLGNTAVWGILPVPLILYILSAIVISSLLSKTSFGLELYMMGTNPTASRFSGINNTKVTMLTYMTSGILAAVAGLIVVARTNSAKADFGTSYTLQTVLISLLGGVNPNGGFGTVAGVTVAILILQFLSSGFNMFPSISNFIKDLIWGLVLILVMVFNYYSNKYAQKRAISKRSKEFAQKTM
- a CDS encoding polysaccharide deacetylase family protein gives rise to the protein MKKTIFIVVFIVIFIIPVTYYTLKTQALTESLSRVNPSSEENSKSNDNKDKAPDISSQVSSPEKKSPAKPELLPYNGPIENIFFHPLIAYPKLAFDGDYLSKGYDDWFVTVNEFKRILEALYKNNYILIDTKSIFEEKIVDGKKVLVKKTLMLPPGKKPLIISVDDLNYYDYMIKNGNVFRLILDENGNVATYSVSPEGEVVISHDNEIIPILDNFVKEHEDFSLHGAKGIIGLTGYQGILGYRTNEADSISYERQKSEALQVVKRLKETGWEFASHSYGHPDVRKISLEKLKRDTLKWKMEVEPLIGPTPVYIYPYGSSLSSKDPKFKFLLESGFKVFYGVGPKPYENFESKFVEMDRRHIDGIAMKTRDKMLSPLFDVREVIDSVRPVSSTQNLPFFIGSP
- a CDS encoding alkaline phosphatase, coding for MRLFSKKSIGLLLAAVMVLSVVVSSYIPAAEAAAPARNVILLIGDGMGYGQMTLGRIMKDSALTMDGFTFNGTASTYPNDPVEKWVTDSAAAGTALATGVKTYNAAISVDVNKKPVKTILEYAQENGKATGLVTTTRITHATPAVFASHNADRDAENEIAVDMLNHKVDVLLGGGKRYFVTKDQGGKREDGRDLITEAKNMGYTFVETRDDMNKVTGGKLLGLFKSSHASYDIDRDAAKEPSLAEMTKKAIDILSKDKEGFFLMVEGGRIDHASHGHDAATVAKDVIAFDDAVKVALDFAKSRNDTLVIVTADHETGGLSIGGYGQYNFKPEVLKAQKNSIEDVIASKFTADNYKDIFAQYFGITDLTPYEQVAMLDAFKAQKTDSYAVSNTVADIISKRAFAGWTSGGHTGTDVPVMAYGPNASDFARHMDNTDINRLMMKAFGFSR
- a CDS encoding autoinducer 2 ABC transporter substrate-binding protein, which encodes MKRLLALALVIVMAVSLLTACGTAKKAEESTGQSSQQASDQQKPAESKKWKIATVVKDASNPWFVRMEQGVKKFASDTGLEAFMKGPSKADAALQVQVIEDLIAQGVDALCVVPVSPEALEPVLKKAMDKGIVVVTHEASNQQNTMYDIEAFDNNAYGAFIMDNLAKAMNYEGKYVTMVGLLTMKSHNEWADAGIARQKEKYPKMELVPEQKIESEDNQEVAYERAKEIMKKYPDLKGIMGTSSKDAPGAAKAIEEMGKIGKVFTAGSSLVSVAGKFLESGSLSTITFWDPADAGYAMNALAKLILEGKKDQIKDGLNLGVKGYENLKLKGKVLVGEGWVAVTKENMKDYNF